One genomic segment of Brassica napus cultivar Da-Ae chromosome A3, Da-Ae, whole genome shotgun sequence includes these proteins:
- the LOC106448216 gene encoding rac-like GTP-binding protein RHO1 isoform X1 encodes MSASRFVKCVTVGDGAVGKTCLLISYTSNTFPTVISNAHIRLYLNTFFLLYNNISSSRTFLVSLIIQDYVPTVFDNFSANVVVNGATVNLGLWDTAGQEDYNRLRPLSYRGADVFILAFSLISKASYENVSKKWIPELKHYAPGVPIILVGSKLDLRDDKQFFVDHPGAVPITTAQGEELRKLIDAPTYIECSSKSQENVKAVFDAAIRVVLQPPKQKKKKSKAQKACSIL; translated from the exons ATGAGCGCATCGAGATTCGTAAAGTGTGTGACGGTTGGTGATGGAGCTGTCGGAAAAACATGTTTGCTGATTTCTTACACAAGCAACACTTTCCCTACGGTTATCTCCAATGCTCATATTCGTTTGtatttaaatacattttttttattgtataataACATCTCATCATCACGTACGTTCTTGGTTTCTCTAATTATACAGGATTATGTGCCAACCGTTTTCGATAATTTCAGTGCAAATGTTGTGGTTAATGGAGCCACCGTTAATCTTGGATTGTGGGATACTGCAG gGCAAGAGGATTACAACAGATTAAGACCACTAAGCTACCGTGGAGCAGATGTTTTCATATTGGCCTTCTCTCTTATCAGTAAAGCCAGTTATGAAAACGTCTCCAAAAAG TGGATCCCGGAGTTGAAACATTACGCGCCTGGTGTCCCAATCATCCTTGTTGGATCAAAGCTTG ATCTTCGAGATGATAAGCAATTCTTCGTCGACCATCCTGGCGCTGTCCCGATTACAACTGCTCAGGGAGAGGAGCTGAGGAAGCTAATAGATGCACCTACTTACATCGAATGCAGTTCCAAATCTCAAGAG AATGTGAAAGCTGTCTTTGATGCAGCCATACGAGTGGTGTTGCAACCGCctaagcagaagaagaaaaagagcaaAGCGCAAAAGGCGTGCTCCATCCTATGA
- the LOC106448192 gene encoding serine/threonine-protein kinase rio2-like isoform X2 produces the protein MKLHRLGRTSFRAVKSKRDYLRHRSSFSWLYLSRLAALKEFAFMKALEEHDFPVPKAIDCNRHCVIMSLVQGYPMVQVKQLQNPETIFEKIIGIVVRLAEHGLIHCDFNEFNIMIDDEEKITMIDFPQMVSVSHQNAQMYFDRDIECIFKFFRKRFNMSFQEDRDESEVEVDENSRPSFYDITKDANALDRELEASGFTKKEQNDLDKFIEGGLEKSTDSDDEDEESDDEEQAFESNEEGNLSEMRSLQLQEENRSDEVEAEVELDDSEKGQSSGDEENEAGRDEELDKKLGKQRRRAMAAARGGRKSQSSRNTYKDKGGRSQNSKIHSNMSGW, from the exons ATGAAGTTGCATAGACTAGGGAGAACCTCCTTTAGGGCTGTCAAATCTAAGCGTGACTACTTGAGGCATCGCAGTAGTTTCAGCTGGTTGTATCTCTCCCGTCTTGCCGCTCTCAAGGAGTTTGCTTTCATGAAG GCTTTGGAAGAACATGACTTTCCTGTTCCAAAAGCTATCGACTGCAATAGGCACTGTGTTATCATGTCCCTTGTGCAGGGTTACCCCAT GGTTCAGGTGAAGCAGTTACAGAACCCTGAGACAATTTTCGAGAAGATTATTGGCATTGTTGTTCGTTTGGCTGAGCATGGTCTAATTCATTGTGATTTCAATGAATTCAACATCATG ATTGATGATGAAGAGAAGATAACGATGATTGACTTTCCTCAAATGGTATCTGTTTCACACCAAAATGCACAAAT gTACTTTGATCGTGATATCGAATGCATCTtcaaattttttagaaaaag GTTTAATATGTCTTTCCAAGAAGATAGGGATGAGTCAGAGGTGGAAGTGGATGAGAACAGCAGACCATCTTTCTATGATATAACTAAAGATGCCAATGCTTTGGATAGAGAACTAGAAGCTAGTGGTTTCACTAAAAAGGAGCAGAATGACCTTGATAAA TTTATTGAAGGTGGGTTGGAGAAGAGTACAGATTCCGACGACGAGGATGAGGAATCTGATGATGAAGAGCAGGCGTTTGAGTCAAATGAAGAAGGAAACCTAAGTGAAATGAGATCACTACAGTTGCAAGAGGAG AATAGATCAGATGAAGTTGAGGCAGAAGTTGAATTGGATGATAGTGAGAAAGGCCAAAGCAGTGGAGatgaagaaaatgaagctgGAAGAGACGAG GAGCTGGACAAAAAACTAGGCAAGCAAAGACGCAGAGCCATGGCAGCAGCCAGGGGAGGTAGAAAGTCACAGTCTTCAAGAAACACATACAAGGACAAGGGAGGCCGTTCCCAAAACTCCAAGATCCACAGCAACATGAGTGGCTGGTGA
- the LOC106448184 gene encoding proteasome subunit alpha type-7-A translates to MARYDRAITVFSPDGHLFQVEYALEAVRKGNAAVGVRGTDTVVLAVEKKSTPKLQDTRSARKIVSLDNHVALACAGLKADARVLINKARIECQSHRLTLEDPVTVEYITRYIAGLQQKYTQSGGVRPFGLSTLIVGFDPYTRIPALYQTDPSGTFSAWKANATGRNSNSIREFLEKNYKETSGQETVKLAIRALLEVVESGGKNIEVALMTREEGTLRQLEEAEIDAIVAEIEAEKAAAEAARKGPSKET, encoded by the exons ATGGCGAGATACGATCGAGCAATCACAGTGTTCTCCCCCGACGGTCACCTTTTCCAGGTAGAGTACGCCCTCGAAGCTGTCCGTAAGGGCAACGCCGCCGTCGGAGTCCGCGGCACCGATACTGTAGTCCTCGCCGTCGAGAAAAAATCCACCCCTAAGCTCCAGGATACAAG ATCAGCAAGAAAGATTGTGAGTCTTGATAACCACGTTGCATTGGCCTGTGCTGGGCTCAAGGCTGATGCGCGTGTCCTTATAAACAAGGCGAGGATCGAGTGTCAAAGCCACAGGCTTACGTTGGAGGATCCTGTGACTGTTGAGTACATCACTCGGTACATTGCTGGGCTTCAGCAGAAGTATACTCAAAGTGGGGGTGTGAGACCTTTTGGTCTTTCCACTCTTATTGTTGGTTTTGATCCATACACTCGTATTCCCGCGCTTTATCAGACTGATCCATCGGGTACGTTCTCTGCTTGGAAGGCTAATGCGACCGGGAGAAACTCAAACTCGATCAGGGAGTTTCTGGAGAAGAATTATAAAGAAACGTCGGGACAAGAAACTGTGAAGCTTGCTATCCGTGCTCTGCTTGAG GTAGTTGAGAGTGGGGGAAAGAACATTGAGGTTGCTCTAATGACACGGGAGGAAGGTACTCTAAGGCAGCTAGAAGAAGCTGAAATCGATGCTATTGTGGCCGAGATCGAAGCAGAGAAGGCTGCTGCAGAAGCAGCCAGGAAAGGCCCTTCAAAGGAAACCTGA
- the LOC106448216 gene encoding rac-like GTP-binding protein RHO1 isoform X2 codes for MSASRFVKCVTVGDGAVGKTCLLISYTSNTFPTDYVPTVFDNFSANVVVNGATVNLGLWDTAGQEDYNRLRPLSYRGADVFILAFSLISKASYENVSKKWIPELKHYAPGVPIILVGSKLDLRDDKQFFVDHPGAVPITTAQGEELRKLIDAPTYIECSSKSQENVKAVFDAAIRVVLQPPKQKKKKSKAQKACSIL; via the exons ATGAGCGCATCGAGATTCGTAAAGTGTGTGACGGTTGGTGATGGAGCTGTCGGAAAAACATGTTTGCTGATTTCTTACACAAGCAACACTTTCCCTACG GATTATGTGCCAACCGTTTTCGATAATTTCAGTGCAAATGTTGTGGTTAATGGAGCCACCGTTAATCTTGGATTGTGGGATACTGCAG gGCAAGAGGATTACAACAGATTAAGACCACTAAGCTACCGTGGAGCAGATGTTTTCATATTGGCCTTCTCTCTTATCAGTAAAGCCAGTTATGAAAACGTCTCCAAAAAG TGGATCCCGGAGTTGAAACATTACGCGCCTGGTGTCCCAATCATCCTTGTTGGATCAAAGCTTG ATCTTCGAGATGATAAGCAATTCTTCGTCGACCATCCTGGCGCTGTCCCGATTACAACTGCTCAGGGAGAGGAGCTGAGGAAGCTAATAGATGCACCTACTTACATCGAATGCAGTTCCAAATCTCAAGAG AATGTGAAAGCTGTCTTTGATGCAGCCATACGAGTGGTGTTGCAACCGCctaagcagaagaagaaaaagagcaaAGCGCAAAAGGCGTGCTCCATCCTATGA
- the LOC106448208 gene encoding protein POLLENLESS 3-LIKE 2, whose translation MMMKDVFRPTKSAPSSPAKPLGISRTRSESFHAIHKVPVGDSPYVRAKNVQLVEKDPERAIPLFWSAINAGDRVDSALKDMAIVMKQQDRAEEAIEAIKSLRVRCSDQAQESLDNILLDLYKRCGRLDDQIALLKHKLFLIQKGLAFNGKRTKTARSQGKKFQVSVEQEATRLLGNLGWALMQRDNFVEAEDAYRRALSIAPDNNKMCNLGICLMKQGRIDEAKETLRRVKPAVVDGPRGVDSHLKAYERAQEMLTDLGSEMMRRGGGDRVEQRKLFDEMFGSSSVWQPQPCREQGVKAKPKPSNDGYGDENVNVNVNVVVNNNPLRVDAKPFFSSKLINNSEKLKRTRSSSQTMGVLSCGDGGDEGETNTKRRLSMEKRAIDCGLPDNKEFEEAMIMAVLGTEKKVDKKRLKVFQDITLSCLSPRA comes from the exons atgatgatgaaagaTGTATTCAGACCGACCAAATCCGCACCGAGCTCTCCCGCAAAGCCACTCGGCATCTCCCGCACTCGGTCTGAATCATTTCACGCTATCCACAAAGTCCCTGTCGGAGACAGTCCATATGTCAGAGCCAAGAACGTTCAG TTGGTGGAGAAGGATCCCGAGAGAGCAATTCCTCTGTTTTGGTCCGCCATTAACGCTGGAGACAGAGTAGACAGCGCTCTCAAAGACATGGCCATCGTTATGAAGCAGCAAGATCGAGCAGAAGAAGCCATCGAAGCTATTAAATCTCTTCGAGTCAGGTGCTCAGATCAAGCTCAGGAATCTCTCGACAACATCCTCCTCGATCTCTACAAG aGATGTGGGAGACTTGACGACCAGATCGCACTTCTGAAACACAAACTCTTCCTCATTCAAAAAGGCCTCGCCTTTAACGGCAAGCGAACCAAAACCGCTAGGTCTCAGGGGAAGAAGTTTCAAGTCTCCGTGGAGCAAGAAGCCACAAGGCTACTGGGGAACTTAGGATGGGCTCTGATGCAGAGAGACAACTTCGTGGAAGCCGAAGACGCGTACAGGAGAGCTCTATCGATCGCGCCGGACAACAACAAGATGTGCAACCTCGGGATCTGCCTTATGAAGCAAGGCAGGATCGACGAAGCCAAGGAGACGCTACGTCGCGTGAAGCCCGCGGTGGTTGATGGCCCTAGAGGAGTGGATTCTCATCTGAAAGCTTACGAGAGAGCGCAGGAGATGCTTACTGATCTTGGCTCTGAGATGATGAGGAGAGGAGGGGGTGATAGAGTCGAGCAGAGGAAGCTGTTCGACGAGATGTTCGGGTCTTCCTCTGTATGGCAGCCTCAGCCTTGTAGAGAACAGGGCGTGAAGGCTAAACCGAAGCCGAGCAATGATGGGTACGGTGACGAGAACGTGAACGTGAATGTGAATGTGGTAGTAAACAATAATCCATTGAGGGTGGATGCAAAACCTTTCTTCTCATCGAAGCTGATCAACAACAGCGAGAAGCTGAAGAGGACGAGATCGTCGAGCCAAACGATGGGAGTGTTGAGCTGTGGTGATGGTGGTGATGAGGGAGAGACAAACACGAAGAGGAGACTGTCGATGGAGAAGAGAGCGATAGACTGTGGATTGCCAGACAACAAGGAGTTTGAAGAGGCGATGATCATGGCAGTTTTGGGGACAGAGAAGAAAGTGGACAAGAAGAGGCTTAAGGTGTTTCAGGATATCACTTTGTCCTGCTTAAGCCCAAGAGCCTGA
- the LOC106448192 gene encoding serine/threonine-protein kinase rio2-like isoform X1, translated as MKLHRLGRTSFRAVKSKRDYLRHRSSFSWLYLSRLAALKEFAFMKALEEHDFPVPKAIDCNRHCVIMSLVQGYPMVQVKQLQNPETIFEKIIGIVVRLAEHGLIHCDFNEFNIMIDDEEKITMIDFPQMVSVSHQNAQMYFDRDIECIFKFFRKRFNMSFQEDRDESEVEVDENSRPSFYDITKDANALDRELEASGFTKKEQNDLDKFIEGGLEKSTDSDDEDEESDDEEQAFESNEEGNLSEMRSLQLQEEEQNRSDEVEAEVELDDSEKGQSSGDEENEAGRDEELDKKLGKQRRRAMAAARGGRKSQSSRNTYKDKGGRSQNSKIHSNMSGW; from the exons ATGAAGTTGCATAGACTAGGGAGAACCTCCTTTAGGGCTGTCAAATCTAAGCGTGACTACTTGAGGCATCGCAGTAGTTTCAGCTGGTTGTATCTCTCCCGTCTTGCCGCTCTCAAGGAGTTTGCTTTCATGAAG GCTTTGGAAGAACATGACTTTCCTGTTCCAAAAGCTATCGACTGCAATAGGCACTGTGTTATCATGTCCCTTGTGCAGGGTTACCCCAT GGTTCAGGTGAAGCAGTTACAGAACCCTGAGACAATTTTCGAGAAGATTATTGGCATTGTTGTTCGTTTGGCTGAGCATGGTCTAATTCATTGTGATTTCAATGAATTCAACATCATG ATTGATGATGAAGAGAAGATAACGATGATTGACTTTCCTCAAATGGTATCTGTTTCACACCAAAATGCACAAAT gTACTTTGATCGTGATATCGAATGCATCTtcaaattttttagaaaaag GTTTAATATGTCTTTCCAAGAAGATAGGGATGAGTCAGAGGTGGAAGTGGATGAGAACAGCAGACCATCTTTCTATGATATAACTAAAGATGCCAATGCTTTGGATAGAGAACTAGAAGCTAGTGGTTTCACTAAAAAGGAGCAGAATGACCTTGATAAA TTTATTGAAGGTGGGTTGGAGAAGAGTACAGATTCCGACGACGAGGATGAGGAATCTGATGATGAAGAGCAGGCGTTTGAGTCAAATGAAGAAGGAAACCTAAGTGAAATGAGATCACTACAGTTGCAAGAGGAG GAACAGAATAGATCAGATGAAGTTGAGGCAGAAGTTGAATTGGATGATAGTGAGAAAGGCCAAAGCAGTGGAGatgaagaaaatgaagctgGAAGAGACGAG GAGCTGGACAAAAAACTAGGCAAGCAAAGACGCAGAGCCATGGCAGCAGCCAGGGGAGGTAGAAAGTCACAGTCTTCAAGAAACACATACAAGGACAAGGGAGGCCGTTCCCAAAACTCCAAGATCCACAGCAACATGAGTGGCTGGTGA